The following proteins are co-located in the Malus sylvestris chromosome 13, drMalSylv7.2, whole genome shotgun sequence genome:
- the LOC126595953 gene encoding cytochrome c oxidase subunit 6b-2-like isoform X1, with the protein MAEIELKTAPADFRFPTTNQTRHCFTRYIEFHRCVAARGEESNECEKFAKYYRSLCPGEWVSTLIEKWEEQRAEGTFPGPL; encoded by the exons ATGGCCGAG ATTGAGCTGAAAACAGCACCTGCTGATTTTCGATTTCCCACAACAAATCAAACTAGGCACTGTTTCACGCGTTACATTGAGTTTCATAG GTGCGTTGCAGCAAGGGGTGAAGAATCTAATGAGTGTGAGAAATTTGCCAAATATTACCGCTCCCTCTGCCCCGGTGAATGGGTGAGTACATTG ATTGAGAAGTGGGAGGAGCAGAGGGCGGAAGGAACTTTCCCAGGTCCTCTATAA
- the LOC126595953 gene encoding cytochrome c oxidase subunit 6b-2-like isoform X2, protein MAEIELKTAPADFRFPTTNQTRHCFTRYIEFHRCVAARGEESNECEKFAKYYRSLCPGEWIEKWEEQRAEGTFPGPL, encoded by the exons ATGGCCGAG ATTGAGCTGAAAACAGCACCTGCTGATTTTCGATTTCCCACAACAAATCAAACTAGGCACTGTTTCACGCGTTACATTGAGTTTCATAG GTGCGTTGCAGCAAGGGGTGAAGAATCTAATGAGTGTGAGAAATTTGCCAAATATTACCGCTCCCTCTGCCCCGGTGAATGG ATTGAGAAGTGGGAGGAGCAGAGGGCGGAAGGAACTTTCCCAGGTCCTCTATAA